The Mesorhizobium sp. B2-8-5 genome segment TCGGTCTTGTAGAGGACCTGCACGATGATGATCGCCAGCAGGCCAAGCGTCGCGAGGGCCAGCAGGCCCCAGCCGAGGCGCTTGCGGCCTGCCGGGATCAGATCGGCCGGATTCGCCGGCCACGCATTTGCGGTCGAAATCTGCTCAGCCACGCCTCTCGCCTTCTAGAGCGCTTCACCGTTTCACGGAAACGGCGAACCGCTCTATCTCTTTGTTTTTACGCAATTCCGGACGGAAAATCGCTCACACTTTTCCTGGAATTGCTCTAACGCATCAAACCGGCCAAGCCGGTAACGACGCGGCCCGGTGACGATGTGCCACCGGGCCGCGACGTCTCACAAGCCAGCCTACATGCCGAGCGAGGCTTTGTAGAGCTTGACCTGGTTTTCGCGGCCGATCTGGTCGGTCAGCTTTTCCCAGGCCGCGGCGATGGCGTCGGCGCCTTCCTGCGCCTTCATCTTGCCGGCGAAGGTGTTGGCCAGAATGTCCTCGGCGGCGGAGTAGTACTGGAAGATGCCGGGGATGCGCGGCTCGATCGCCGCGTTCGGGTGGTTGTAGGAATCGCCTTCCGACTTGAGGTAGGAGGTGATGAAGGCCTCGTCGTAACCGGCCGCCACCCACTCCGGAACGTTGAAATGGGAGTTGCGGTAGGGCTGGAAGCCCGATGGGTACATCGCCGTCCAGATCGACAGATCCTTGCCGCCGAGATGGGCGGCGGCGGACCATGCGGCCTTCTTCTTCTTTTCGTCCTTGTCGACGCGGGCCATGACATAGACGCCCCAGCCGAGATAGGCGCAGTTCGGCGCATAGTTCGGGCCGCTGGCAAGCTTGTCCCACTTGCCGGTCTTGGAGTTGTAGACGTCGTCGGAGCCCGGCAGGATCGAGAAGCCGGTGACGTCGCCGATGACCGAGGAGTCATTGGTCTTGACGTTCGAGCCGACGTCGCCCCACCAGGGGATCATCGAGCCGGTGCCAGCCAGGAACTGCTGGAAGGCCGTGGTGTTCGGATCGGCGTTGATCTGGTCGGCGGGCTCGGAGGGCAGGGCGTCGATCACGTCCTGGATGGCACGCACCCAGGCGGGATTGTTGATGCGCGGCTTCATGGTGTCGGCATCGAACAGCCAGGCCTTGTCGTCGGGATGCTTGGCGTAGGCCGTGGCGCGGCTGCCGAGGAAGTAGAAGCCGAAACCGCCCCAGGGCTTGGGCGCGTCGAGATAGCCATAAACGTCCTGGCCCTTGAATTGCTTGCCCTTGAGGAACTTGGTGACGGCCTGCACTTCCTGCCAGGTCTTCGGCACCCCCCATTCGGTGGTGGCGCCGCTGTCCTTCCACTGCTTGGCGAGGTCGGCATCGGCGAACACGTCGGTGCGGTAGTTGAAGTTGTGCGTGTCGCCGTCGATGGTCACGCGATACTGCTTGCCGTCCCAGGTGCCGACCGGCGGCTTCAGGTAGTTGACGAGGTCGTCGAAGTCGATCTGCTTCTTGACCCAGTCGGGCATCTCGGAGGTGAGGCCCTTGCCGCAGACATCGCCTTCGAAGGGCGCGCCCATCTCGATGATGTCGAAATCGACGGTGCCGGTGGCGATCGACTGCTGCAGGCGGGCGTTGTAGTCGGCCTGGGCGAGGTCGATCCAGCTGATCTTGGCGCCCGTATAGGCCTCCCATGGCTTCAGGAAGCCGCGGAACAGCACATTGTGCAGGTTCTGATTGTTGAGGCCCATGAAGGTCAGCTCGACACCGGCGAACTCGCCTTCCTTGACATTGGCCTTGGTCGCTTCGAGGCAGAGCTCGCCGACCTTCTGGAAGTCGGCGTCGGTGGGCTGGCCCTTGCCGACGCCCGGGATCTGCAGGATTTTCTTGCGCAGGTCGTCATCGGCCGCGGCCGGCCTCGTCAGCGCGCCGAGCCCGGCGCCGGAGGCGGCGGCGATCGCGGCCATGCTGGCCGCGCCCTTCAGCAGATCGCGGCGGTTCGCTCCGGCGCGCATCAGTTTTTCATACAGATCGACTCTCATCTACAGGTTCCTCCCAGAACAACAGCCATTGAATTGAAGTGCCAATCTCTTGGACGTCGAAGCGTCTCTCGGTTCTCCTCGATCATACCGGACGTGGGACCCCACCCTGCGTCGCCGGAGCTCCGATTTCAGGGTAACAGGCCTGCTCTCGGATTGGCACTCGCCACTATTCGCGTAATCGATTACCTTGTCAACAAGATTGGCTTTTTATCTATAAGATACCGACTTGCCGTCGCCGTTGGCAATGGCTAGCTTCACCGCAAACGATAAAGGGGAGACGATGGCTCAAGTCGCGATCAGCAGTGTGGCCAAGGCGTTCGGAACCGTCAAGGTCCTGCATGAGGTCAGCGTCGATATTGCCGACGGACAGTTCGTCGTTCTGGTCGGTCCGTCAGGATGCGGCAAGTCCACGCTTTTGAGGATGGTGGCCGGGCTGGAGACCGTTTCCGGCGGTACGATTTCGATCGGCGACCGCGTCGTCAACAACCTGCCGCCGGCGAAGCGCGACATCGCCATGGTGTTCCAGAACTATGCACTCTATCCGCACAAGACGGTGGAGCAGAACATGGCCTTCGCGCTGAAGCTGCGCGGCACCGATCCGGCCGTCGTCGCCGAACGCGTCAAGCGCGCCGCCGACATCCTCGACCTCGCTCCGTACCTCAAGCGCTACCCGCGCCAGCTTTCCGGCGGCCAGCGCCAACGCGTCGCCATGGGCCGCGCCATCGTGCGCAATCCGCAGGTGTTCCTGTTCGACGAGCCGCTTTCCAACCTCGACGCCAAGCTGCGCGTGCAGATGCGCACCGAGATCAAGGAGCTGCACCAGCGGCTGAAGACGACCACCATCTACGTCACCCATGACCAGATCGAGGCCATGACCATGGCCGACAAGATCGTCGTGATGCGCGACGGCCGCATCGAGCAGGTCGGCGCGCCGCTTGAGCTGTTCGATCGGCCGGCGAACCTTTTCGTCGCCGGCTTCATCGGCTCGCCTTCGATGAACCTGCTCAAGGGCACCGTGAAGAAGGCTGAGAAGCCGGTCGTCGAGATCGCGGGCACGGCGTTCCCGATGCCGTCGGGAGTTGTTGCCGAGGATGGCCAGCCCGTTGTCTACGGCGTGCGGCCGGAGCATCTGGAGATCCATCCGGACGGCGTCGCATCCACCGTCTCGGTGGTCGAGCCGACAGGCTCCGAGACGCTGGCCTTCGTGCGCTTCGGCGAGGGCGAGATGGTGGCGCTGTTTCGCGAGCGCCACGACTTCAAGCCTGGCGACACGCTCAAGCTCAAGCCGCGTCTCGACCAGGTCCATCTCTTCGACGCCGGGACCGGCAAGCGTCTCTGACCGCACACAACCCTTCAAGAGGAAACCATGCTCAAAGGGATCAATCCGCTGCTCAATGCCGATGTGCTCCAGGCGCTGCGGGCGATGGGCCATGGCGACGACCTGATCATCGCCGACACCAATTTCCCGTCCGATTCGGTGGCGCGGCAAACCGTGCTCGGCAAGCTGTTGCGCATCGATGCGACGGCGGCCGAAGTGGTGAAGGCGGTGCTGTCGGTCTTGCCGCTGGATACTTTCGTCAACGATGCGGCGGCGCGCATGGAGATCGTCGGCAAGCCGAACGAGATCCCGCCGGTGCAGAGGGAGGTGCAGAAGGAGATCAACGCGGCCGAGGGCAAGCCCTGGCCGATGATCTCGATCGAGCGCTATGCCTTCTACGAGCGCTCCAAGAAAGCCTATTGCGTGATCCAGACCGGCGAGCGCCGCTTCTATGGCTGCTTTGCCTTCCGCAAGGGCGTCGTGCCGCCGGATGCGGAGTAAGGACATGGCCACCGGCAAGCCTGTCGTCATGAAGCCCGTTGTGATCCTGGGCGTGTTCGTCGCCGACACCGCCTATCGCGCCGACCGCCAGCCGCGCCTGGGCGAGACGATCCTCGGCAATTCCTTCAAGCTCGGCCCGGGCGGCAAGGGATCGAACCAGGCCGTGGCCGCCGGCAAGCTCGGCGCCGACATCACCTTCCTGACGCGCCTCGGCGTCGATGCTTTCGCCGACATGGCCAAGCAGACCTGGAAGGACGCGGGCGTGAAAAGCGCCGTCATCGACACGCCGGACAGCTATACGGGCGCTGCCTATATCTTCGTCGAGGAAGGCAGCGGCAACAACGCCATCATCGTCAGCCCGGGCGCTGCAATGCTGATTTCCCCAGCCGACATCGAAGCGCATGCCGAACTCATCCGGTCCGCCGGCGTCTTCGTCACCCAACTCGAACAGCCGATCGACGCGGCATTGAAGGCGCTGGAGATCGCGCGTGGAGCAGGGGTGACGACCATCCTCAATCCCGCGCCGGCCGCCAGCCTGCCCGACCGCATCTACGCGTTCTGCGACTATGTCACGCCCAACGAGACCGAAGCCGAAGGACTGACCGGCATCAAGGTTTCGTCGATCGACGACGCCCGCCGCGCCGCCGACGCTCTGCTGGCCAAGGGTGTCGGCGCCGTCATCGTCACGCTCGGCGAGAAGGGTGCGTTGCTGCACACCAAGACCCGCTCCGAGCATGTCGGCGCGGTCAATGCCGGCCCGGTGGTCGAGACCACGGGGGCAGGTGACGCGTTCAATGGCGGCTTGGCCGCGGCCCTGGCAAAGGGCGTCGAGCCGCTGGAGGCCATCCGCTTTGCCTGCGCGGTCGCCGGCATTTCGGTGACGCGCCCCGGCACTGCGCCGTCCATGCCGACCCTCAAAGAGGTCGAAGCGCTGCTCGCCAGGGCCTGAGACCTCCCGCAGTCCATTTTTCGCGGCTTTGTTAGAGGCCGCTTATTCCGGAACGCTACCGAGGCGAGCGCGTTCATCGTCCTGCCGGCGGCGCCGATTTGGAACGGTAGGATGAAAAAGCCTTACGAAAAGCCCACGCTGGTGAAGCGTCAGAAGCTCACCGAACGGACGGCCCAGATTATCGCGTCCGGGGTTGTCCTGGGCGAATGATTTTCCAAGGACAGCGCTACAGAATCCTGCTGGTCAGTTCCAGCATCGTCGTTGCACCTTGCTCGCTGCCGGGCATATGCACGACGCGCAGCACCCGCAGGTCCCTGCTCGACCCTTCGATCGGCATCGACACGCTTTCGCCGACCCGCGGCAATTCCTGGAAGGCGAGCTCGTCGATATCCCTCTCGTCGTCGATGGAAATCCGACATCTCACAGCCATCTGATCTCTCCCGTTTTTTCGCCCGTGGGCTGAACGGGACAAGATTGGAATGGTTCCGAGAAAGACCTAGCTGGCGAACCTGCCGCGATATTCGCGCGGCGTAAGACCCTTCAACGCCTTGAATTGACGCCCGAAATTGGCCAGCGAGCGATAGCCGACAAGCTCGGCGATGTGGGCAATCGGCTTGTCTTCTTCCGTGAGAAGGGCGCAGGCTTCGCCGATGCGCAGCCGCGTCACATATTCGACCAGGGTCAAGCGCGTGTGCCGCGTGAACATGCGGTGAAAGCCTGACGGGCTGAGCGCGGCGAGGCGGGCGAGACGGTCGATGCTCAGATCGTCGGTGTAGTGCGCGTGCAGATAGTCCAGCACGCGGTCTATGCGCGATCCGCTCGAGGCGATGGACGAGGGCGAGCGGGACGGCGCAGTCAGTGGCTCGGCCTCGTCATCCCCGGCAAGCGTCAGCAGGACCGAAATGAGGTCGAGCAGCCGCTCCGCGGGCGGCTTGTCGAAGATTGCTTCGATACGCGCCCTGACGCGCCCGGTCGCGCCTTGCGAGAATTTCAGCCCGCGCGCCGATCTTTCCAGCAGGCCGCCGACCGGTCGCAGCTCCGTCAGGAGCCCGGTCAATCCACGTGCCCATTCGGGCCGGAACCAGATGACCATGACCAGATGCGGCCTGCCCACGTCGATCTTGCCCGAAGAAGACCAGGTGTGCGGCAGGTTCGGGCCGAGCAGCACGAGATCGCCATCGTCATAGTTGCCGACATGGTCGCCGACGAAGCGGCGCCCGCGCGAGTTCAGGGTGAACGTCAGTTCATACTCCGGATGATGGTGCCATTCGAAGGGAATGGTCGGGTCGCGCGGGACCCTTACCATCGACCATGAGGCGTCATCGGCGATTGTGACTTTCTCAAGATACGGCTTCATGGCGTGCCACCAAGGAATTTGCCTTGAACAGCGTAGAAAGAATGATGAACGCCAGAATAGTATCATTGATGGCCTGTCAGGGACAACATGCAGGTCCGCCGTTCGGTTAGCCTCGTGTTCGACAAGACAAGATCGAGGAGGAAATCGATGGCCCACGCGAAGGACATCACCAAGGACGATCACCCGACGTCCAGCCGGGTAACGACCCAATTGTCCAGGATCAAGAAAACGCTTCCGCTGCGCGTGCTTTCAGATGAGGATTTCGCCCACTGGCAAAAGCGAGGCTTCGTGATCGTGCGCAATGCAGTGCCAAAGGAAAATGTCGAGCGCCTCAAGGCGTTGCTTTGGCAATTCGAGGAAAAGGACCCCAGCGATCCGACGACCTGGGACGTCACCCAGCGGCGCGACTATGCGCTGAAGGAAATCAACAACGCCGGCATGGTCGAGATCTACAACCACCAGTTCCTGTGGGACAATCGCATGGCGCGCCGCGTCTACGACGCCTTTGTCGACATCTGGGACATGGAGGATCTGTGGGTCGCGATCGACCGCGCCAACCTCAACACCCCCAACAAGGGCAGACGCGCATCCCCTGGTTTCATCCACTGGGACGCCGACACCTCGCTCGAGCCCAAGCCGATCTCGGTCCGGGGTGTGCTTTCGCTGGTTCACCAGGACGGCGGTGATATCGGCGGTTTCCAATGTGTGCCCTATCTGTTCGAGCATTTCGATGAATGGGTCAAAACCCAGCCAGCCGGCCGCGATTCGCACCACCCGGACATGAGGGGGATCGAGGACAGGATCGAGAAGCTCGAACTTTTCCCGGGCGACCTGATGATCTTCAATTCGCTCCTGGCGCATGGCGTGGCGCCGAACACGTCCGACGGCAGGGTGAGGATGGCGCAGTACATCTCCATGTTCCCGGCCGATGAGGGCAATCTCGGCGAGCGCGAGGCGCGGATCCGATCCTGGCGCGAGCGCGAGGCGCCGCGGACTGGCGCGAGTGACGGGGCTCGAACCCGCGACCTCCGGCGTGACAGGCCAGTGAAAAGCCGAACAGCTTCAGGCGAAGGTTTCGACTCTCGACACCTTCGAATTGCCGGCAAAAACAGGCAAAGTTGAAACCGCTTTACCTGTCAGACGCCACCATCGCACCAGCACCCGCACTACCCGGCAGCGTGATGCCGATCGCCACGTCGCGTGAGCCGCACATTGGGCAACGGACCTTGCTCTTGAGCTCGGCGACCAGGCAGGCCCTACCGCGCGTGATCATGAAGGTCATCAGGTCGAGATCGTAGCGGAAGCCGCATTCGCGGATCGTCTTCAGCCCGGCGCGCCGGCCCCAGGTGCAGCGGAAATGGATTCGACCGCCGGCCTGCCAGACATCACGGACCGTCTCGATTGCCATCTGCGCTCGACCATCGATCAGCCCTTGAAGTCCGGCGGTGGCAGGCCGGGACCGGACATCGGTGCCGCATGCGGCCGCTCATAGTCAATCGGCCGATCCTTCAAAAGGTTGACCGCTTCGCGCATCTGCTTCTTCAGAACACCGATGGCATCATAATGCGGGCGAAACGGCGTCAGCGACAAAGTGGCGGCATCGAGCACCCTGTTGAGACTGTGCATCTGCTGTTCGATGGCCAAAAGATGGCTTTGTGAAATGTCGTCGTGGCGGCGATGGCGCGGCATGATTTCGTTCTCCGGTTTATCAGAACGAAATGAGAACAAATTCCTTGACCGTCAAGACGGGTCGTGGAATCTTTTCGCCATGAGCGACGAACCGACACGCCCCGGCGAAGCCATCCAGCCACGCGAGCGCGGCCAACTCGGCCATGCATGCGAACATGCCGGCTGCGGCAAAGATGCAGGCTGGGGTTTCGCCAAGCCGACGCAGGCATCGCACTGGTTCTGCTATGAGCACCGCGGCGAAGGGGAACGCTTTCTCTAGCCTTCGATGATCTTCTGCACCGAGCCGTGGCGCAGCTTCAGTTCGCCGCGCAGCGAGCGCACGCGCGCCTTGAGGCCGGGCTCCAACCATTCGACGTCGTCGGCGACAGCTCTGGGCACGACGGCCGGTGGCTCCGACCGCATCCGAGCGACAAGCCGCTCGCCTATCTCCCTAGTCATGTTGATTGCCGGTGCGCCCACATACTTGCCTTCGCGACCGACGATCGCCTCGGTGCGCTTTCCCGCCCGGCGCCGGATGCCCCAGAGATCAAAATCGTCGGTTTCCCAGCATTTGATCTTGAGCCAAGCGTCGGTCGCCCCGCTGCGATAGGCGCTGCCGCGCCGCTTCGAGACCATGCCCTCGAGACCCATCTTATCGACGCCCTTGAAGAAATCGGCGCCGCCGCCTTCGACATGCACCGAATACTGGATGATGCCCGTGGCCGGCTCCACTAGGTCCCACAGGATGACCTTGCGCTCGATCGCCGGCAGTGCGCGCAGGTCGCGGCCGTCGAGGTGCAGGATGTCGAAGGGGACATAGGCGAGCTGCTCGGCGTTCCAGGTCATGCGCGAATGCATGGCGTGGAAGTTCGGCCGGCCGTCTTCGTCCGGCGCGATCATCTCGCCGTCCAGGATGAAGGATTTCGCGGGCAGCTTCTCCGCAGCCTGAACGATCGGCCAGTAGCGTTTGGACCAATCATGGCCATGGCTCGAGAGAGCCCTGGCGCCGGCCCAATCAAGGATCAGCTGGGTGCGGAAGCCGTCATATTTGATCTCGTGAAACCAGTCGTCGCTCAGCGGCGGCGTTTCGACGAGGAGCGGCTCCATCGGCTTGATGAACTTCAGACGTTCTACGGCGTTACGCATGCACATACCCAACAACCGCGATAAGGCCGCGCGCGGCTTTCCGGTTCCGGGCATTTTAGCGAAATTGTATGTAGTAGTGGTTATGACGAAGCTCTCAGAATTGCCGGAGATGGGCAGACCAGGAAAACGCGAAGGCGGCGAACCGAAACACCAGGCAGAGCATTTCTACACATGCCGATTCTGTCACCAGGTCGTCGACAAGCGCGACCTCCGACAAGTTCTCTGGCATGAACAGCCCGTGCACGATTGGCTTGAATTCGATTGATCCTCAGGGCGAATAGAAAAGCCCGCGCATCCCGAAGGATGCGCGGGCGGGGCGGCATGGCAATTAGCAACGAAGGGTTATGGCGAGAACCCGCCTCTCACCAGAAAGGCAATGATCGCCAGGATGATGCCCGACAGGATCAGCCACATGATCCGTGACAGGTCGCTCGATATCTTGTCGACCTTCTTGCCGACACCATCGATCTTGTCATCCATGTGTTTCCATCGTTCGTCGTGGCGCGCACTGTCGATATCGCGTTGCACACGCCAAACTTCGAGGTCCCTCACCCGTGCGCGCAGATCACGGAGATCGCTGGTTTCCACAATTTCATCCGCCATGTTCGCCCGCCCTTTCAACGCACTGCTAGGATTTCAATTCGGCGCGCCGCGCCGCGCTCGCCTTGGTCTGTCGATCGCATTCGGCCGGCGTGTAGAACTTCACCGCGCAGCCGGCGGCAAGGGTCTCGTCGATCTTGTTTTGGTCGACAAGCGTCTTGCCCTGCGCCCCGGCGAGGCTGCTACCGATGGCCGAGCGCAGGGCGGGAACACCGCTGACGCCGGAAGTCCCACAGCCCGCCAGCATCATTGCAATCGCGAAAAGACCGGCTGGCCTCAATACCCTTGTTGACCGCATCCTGGTTCTCCTTGTCGATCTGTGCGCGGACCTCTTCGGCGCCGCGGTGCTTGATGAGCTCGTAGACGCCGACCGCGGCGGCCGAGGCGGCGAGCGCGATGACGGCCCAGGCGATGACGCCGGCGAGCAGCCTGTTGCCGCCGACGATGCCGGCAATGAGCGTGATGGCCGCGCTCACAGGAACACCCACCACATCAGGCCGATTCCGGCCGCCAACCCGACCAGGAAGCCAGCGACTACCGGCAGCGCCTGTTCGATCAACGCCTCGAGGATAGGCCGCATCAGCGTCGCGCCCCGGTCTGGAACGCCTCGACGCCCTTGGCCTCGCCGTGGCGCGAGACGAGCACCAGGGCGCCGGCGATGCCGGCGATGCCGGCGAGCCACACCCAGCCGGGAACGTCACTGGCGATCGACGTCAGCGGCTCGACATAGCCCTTGGCAGCGTCGAGGTTGCCAAGGATGCCCTTGACGCCGGCGCCGACGGCAGCGGGAATGCCGACGATGTAGCCGCCCATCTTGGTCAGCCAGTTCGCCTTGACCTCTGGCACCTTGTCGCGCACGACCTCCGGCGCCGCGTT includes the following:
- a CDS encoding putative RiPP precursor, which codes for MKKPYEKPTLVKRQKLTERTAQIIASGVVLGE
- the rbsK gene encoding ribokinase, whose translation is MATGKPVVMKPVVILGVFVADTAYRADRQPRLGETILGNSFKLGPGGKGSNQAVAAGKLGADITFLTRLGVDAFADMAKQTWKDAGVKSAVIDTPDSYTGAAYIFVEEGSGNNAIIVSPGAAMLISPADIEAHAELIRSAGVFVTQLEQPIDAALKALEIARGAGVTTILNPAPAASLPDRIYAFCDYVTPNETEAEGLTGIKVSSIDDARRAADALLAKGVGAVIVTLGEKGALLHTKTRSEHVGAVNAGPVVETTGAGDAFNGGLAAALAKGVEPLEAIRFACAVAGISVTRPGTAPSMPTLKEVEALLARA
- a CDS encoding helix-turn-helix domain-containing protein, with protein sequence MKPYLEKVTIADDASWSMVRVPRDPTIPFEWHHHPEYELTFTLNSRGRRFVGDHVGNYDDGDLVLLGPNLPHTWSSSGKIDVGRPHLVMVIWFRPEWARGLTGLLTELRPVGGLLERSARGLKFSQGATGRVRARIEAIFDKPPAERLLDLISVLLTLAGDDEAEPLTAPSRSPSSIASSGSRIDRVLDYLHAHYTDDLSIDRLARLAALSPSGFHRMFTRHTRLTLVEYVTRLRIGEACALLTEEDKPIAHIAELVGYRSLANFGRQFKALKGLTPREYRGRFAS
- a CDS encoding phytanoyl-CoA dioxygenase family protein, encoding MAHAKDITKDDHPTSSRVTTQLSRIKKTLPLRVLSDEDFAHWQKRGFVIVRNAVPKENVERLKALLWQFEEKDPSDPTTWDVTQRRDYALKEINNAGMVEIYNHQFLWDNRMARRVYDAFVDIWDMEDLWVAIDRANLNTPNKGRRASPGFIHWDADTSLEPKPISVRGVLSLVHQDGGDIGGFQCVPYLFEHFDEWVKTQPAGRDSHHPDMRGIEDRIEKLELFPGDLMIFNSLLAHGVAPNTSDGRVRMAQYISMFPADEGNLGEREARIRSWREREAPRTGASDGARTRDLRRDRPVKSRTASGEGFDSRHLRIAGKNRQS
- a CDS encoding ABC transporter ATP-binding protein, with protein sequence MAQVAISSVAKAFGTVKVLHEVSVDIADGQFVVLVGPSGCGKSTLLRMVAGLETVSGGTISIGDRVVNNLPPAKRDIAMVFQNYALYPHKTVEQNMAFALKLRGTDPAVVAERVKRAADILDLAPYLKRYPRQLSGGQRQRVAMGRAIVRNPQVFLFDEPLSNLDAKLRVQMRTEIKELHQRLKTTTIYVTHDQIEAMTMADKIVVMRDGRIEQVGAPLELFDRPANLFVAGFIGSPSMNLLKGTVKKAEKPVVEIAGTAFPMPSGVVAEDGQPVVYGVRPEHLEIHPDGVASTVSVVEPTGSETLAFVRFGEGEMVALFRERHDFKPGDTLKLKPRLDQVHLFDAGTGKRL
- a CDS encoding ABC transporter substrate-binding protein gives rise to the protein MRVDLYEKLMRAGANRRDLLKGAASMAAIAAASGAGLGALTRPAAADDDLRKKILQIPGVGKGQPTDADFQKVGELCLEATKANVKEGEFAGVELTFMGLNNQNLHNVLFRGFLKPWEAYTGAKISWIDLAQADYNARLQQSIATGTVDFDIIEMGAPFEGDVCGKGLTSEMPDWVKKQIDFDDLVNYLKPPVGTWDGKQYRVTIDGDTHNFNYRTDVFADADLAKQWKDSGATTEWGVPKTWQEVQAVTKFLKGKQFKGQDVYGYLDAPKPWGGFGFYFLGSRATAYAKHPDDKAWLFDADTMKPRINNPAWVRAIQDVIDALPSEPADQINADPNTTAFQQFLAGTGSMIPWWGDVGSNVKTNDSSVIGDVTGFSILPGSDDVYNSKTGKWDKLASGPNYAPNCAYLGWGVYVMARVDKDEKKKKAAWSAAAHLGGKDLSIWTAMYPSGFQPYRNSHFNVPEWVAAGYDEAFITSYLKSEGDSYNHPNAAIEPRIPGIFQYYSAAEDILANTFAGKMKAQEGADAIAAAWEKLTDQIGRENQVKLYKASLGM
- a CDS encoding RbsD/FucU family protein, with product MLKGINPLLNADVLQALRAMGHGDDLIIADTNFPSDSVARQTVLGKLLRIDATAAEVVKAVLSVLPLDTFVNDAAARMEIVGKPNEIPPVQREVQKEINAAEGKPWPMISIERYAFYERSKKAYCVIQTGERRFYGCFAFRKGVVPPDAE
- a CDS encoding RNA ligase family protein, giving the protein MRNAVERLKFIKPMEPLLVETPPLSDDWFHEIKYDGFRTQLILDWAGARALSSHGHDWSKRYWPIVQAAEKLPAKSFILDGEMIAPDEDGRPNFHAMHSRMTWNAEQLAYVPFDILHLDGRDLRALPAIERKVILWDLVEPATGIIQYSVHVEGGGADFFKGVDKMGLEGMVSKRRGSAYRSGATDAWLKIKCWETDDFDLWGIRRRAGKRTEAIVGREGKYVGAPAINMTREIGERLVARMRSEPPAVVPRAVADDVEWLEPGLKARVRSLRGELKLRHGSVQKIIEG